One Oceanicoccus sagamiensis genomic region harbors:
- a CDS encoding mechanosensitive ion channel family protein yields MDEELRQITAIYDMAVEFFVNYSFQLVGAVLILIIGFWLGGRIAALVLRLCERHSLDATLAGFFANTAKLLVIAIMSIIAMGKLGISIGPFVAALGAVSLGAGLAIQSPLSNYGAGLNIILTRPFVVGDTIKVQAVTGIVKEIRLAYTLLTNEDGVEIIIPNKHIIGEVIHNSHEDTLIELEVGISYHADPDQAIAAVKQALQHLDISTSRNQPEIGIDNFADSNVTLAVRLWAPTISHYQIRYQANSAIYTALKNANIEIAFPQREIKMLP; encoded by the coding sequence ATGGACGAAGAACTTCGACAGATTACCGCCATTTATGATATGGCGGTTGAGTTTTTTGTAAACTACAGCTTCCAGTTAGTCGGCGCTGTGCTTATTCTGATAATCGGCTTCTGGCTGGGCGGCAGGATCGCGGCTTTAGTGCTGCGCCTGTGTGAGCGCCATTCATTGGATGCCACTCTGGCAGGCTTTTTTGCCAACACCGCCAAGTTGCTGGTGATTGCCATTATGTCCATTATTGCCATGGGCAAACTGGGTATCAGTATCGGGCCATTTGTCGCAGCACTGGGTGCGGTTTCACTGGGTGCAGGTCTGGCAATACAAAGCCCGCTATCCAATTATGGCGCCGGCTTAAATATTATTCTTACCCGTCCTTTTGTAGTTGGCGATACCATCAAAGTGCAAGCAGTCACGGGTATTGTTAAAGAGATTCGGCTCGCCTATACCCTGCTGACCAATGAAGATGGCGTTGAAATCATCATACCCAATAAGCATATTATCGGTGAGGTCATTCATAACTCCCATGAGGACACCCTGATTGAATTGGAGGTTGGGATTAGTTATCACGCCGACCCCGACCAGGCGATTGCGGCAGTAAAACAAGCCTTGCAACATCTAGATATTTCCACCAGTCGCAACCAGCCAGAGATTGGCATCGATAATTTTGCCGATAGTAATGTCACCCTCGCGGTGCGCTTATGGGCTCCCACCATTAGCCACTACCAAATACGCTATCAAGCCAATAGCGCTATTTATACCGCACTGAAAAACGCCAATATAGAGATTGCCTTTCCACAGCGAGAAATCAAGATGCTCCCGTAG
- a CDS encoding DUF1289 domain-containing protein, with translation MSINAVLIEETTQDNNPCVRNCCLDDTKVCMGCGRSLAEILEWHNADSPRQQQISQRAKQRMGQRPGF, from the coding sequence ATGAGCATTAACGCGGTATTAATCGAAGAGACAACACAAGACAACAACCCCTGTGTCAGGAACTGTTGTCTGGATGACACTAAAGTCTGTATGGGTTGCGGCCGCAGCCTTGCGGAAATATTAGAATGGCATAATGCCGATAGCCCACGCCAGCAACAAATCAGCCAGCGAGCCAAACAACGTATGGGGCAAAGGCCGGGGTTTTAG
- a CDS encoding nuclear transport factor 2 family protein, which translates to MKAGRNQQVIRRLIDAVSDNDKDRILSFFSDDSVYHHPQGSKAIGQEAIWHIIAGVEDQVEQVDWQLDHLQETEAGSVLTEGRVRHLINGDWREFAVKGEFEIRGSKVTQWH; encoded by the coding sequence ATGAAAGCGGGTAGAAACCAGCAAGTTATTAGGCGTTTAATCGATGCCGTTAGTGATAATGATAAAGACCGTATTCTGTCTTTTTTCTCCGATGATTCCGTTTATCATCACCCTCAAGGTAGCAAAGCCATTGGCCAGGAAGCGATTTGGCATATTATTGCCGGTGTGGAGGATCAGGTTGAACAGGTGGACTGGCAGTTGGACCATTTGCAGGAAACAGAAGCTGGCAGTGTGCTTACCGAAGGCCGCGTCCGTCATTTAATTAATGGTGACTGGCGTGAGTTTGCTGTGAAGGGCGAGTTTGAAATTCGCGGTAGTAAAGTAACGCAGTGGCATTAG